A single window of Archangium gephyra DNA harbors:
- a CDS encoding HYR domain-containing protein, with amino-acid sequence MRQACSKREHPIPAALLRLVISLYSGLLVAGLPDTALAAIVSDPNCSKQILPPDEIHDDNFVGTSLGFPLVLGGSTVHEEVFVDVNGYVSFGIPPLVENSIHGRERMEDPKYSTIAAFYADIDPRNPDAGDVTYGQTTYAGHRAFCVNWGGEKGVGSSPWWYRPNLRNKIQLILVHREDRGPHDFDIIMNYDQVQWDESYSYYRTASTRPTWVGFTGLPQAVPGSGIPPPSVLVDGKPHALTAGSVGSPVLGRYIFEIRNGRSPQVAVVSGTLYTPDNQPIAGAMVQLCRADGKCATAPTNAEGRYSMRILEQIVDGTPFSLSANPPMNQELLLPIRNVREVTPIVGSVLDGYDAVLRAAEPMPVGTGLEPLVGLTAAKTPVVYWKDPLHISTHGCPEATVATYTVYEGPGNTGSVLSTGPMIWDEKTAKYEATIPPLYPAHGLATIEMRLVCKNGVELIDSFPIYIDPSGYVRNAKGNPIRGAKVTLYRSDYAQGPFELVPDGSAIMSPANRTNPMYSDERGYFGWDTLAGYYVVRAEKPGCTAVGRTDRAYTETGVLPVPPPVTDLDLRLDCGAVPPPALSVPSHLAVEAQTSAGAVVTYEASALDAADGSVPVKCLPSSGSSFPFGTTAVTCTAMNSYGNGATASFSVTVADTQPPVLTLPNDMAAYATSAAGASVTYEANAVDALDGVVAPLCIPPSGATFPPGESKALCTASDSHGNASHGSFSVLITYEFGGLLPPLSGSSRSTFKKNQVLPVRFTLTGSSAGISTLAARLFVAKVVEDGVRPEVPAVSAGGGTTDNLFRPTGSTGSYQFLLSTKSMDPGVYWLRIDLGDAVIHAVPVTLTN; translated from the coding sequence ATGCGACAAGCTTGTTCCAAACGTGAGCATCCCATCCCGGCCGCTCTCCTTCGATTGGTCATCAGCCTCTACTCGGGGCTACTGGTCGCTGGTCTTCCAGACACGGCGCTTGCCGCCATCGTTTCGGACCCCAACTGCTCCAAGCAGATCCTGCCTCCTGACGAGATCCATGATGACAATTTCGTGGGTACATCGCTTGGCTTCCCCTTGGTCCTGGGAGGATCAACTGTCCACGAAGAGGTCTTCGTCGACGTCAACGGCTATGTCTCGTTCGGGATACCGCCTCTTGTGGAGAACAGCATCCACGGCCGTGAGCGAATGGAAGACCCCAAGTACTCCACCATCGCTGCTTTCTATGCCGATATAGATCCAAGAAATCCAGATGCGGGCGATGTCACGTATGGACAGACCACGTACGCTGGCCATCGCGCCTTCTGCGTCAACTGGGGCGGGGAGAAGGGGGTTGGCTCTTCCCCCTGGTGGTATAGGCCGAACCTGCGGAACAAGATCCAACTCATCCTCGTGCACCGGGAAGACAGGGGGCCTCATGACTTCGACATCATCATGAACTACGATCAGGTGCAGTGGGACGAGTCATACTCCTATTACCGTACCGCAAGCACGAGGCCTACCTGGGTGGGCTTCACGGGACTCCCGCAGGCCGTTCCCGGTTCGGGCATTCCCCCGCCGAGCGTCCTGGTCGACGGTAAGCCCCACGCACTCACGGCTGGAAGCGTGGGCTCTCCTGTCTTGGGACGTTACATCTTCGAAATCCGTAACGGGCGGAGTCCTCAGGTGGCTGTCGTGTCCGGCACCTTGTACACGCCAGACAATCAACCCATCGCCGGAGCCATGGTCCAACTGTGCCGTGCGGACGGCAAGTGTGCCACCGCCCCCACGAACGCCGAGGGGCGCTACAGCATGCGCATCCTCGAGCAGATAGTCGATGGCACGCCCTTTTCCTTGTCCGCGAACCCTCCGATGAATCAGGAGTTGCTGTTGCCGATCAGGAACGTTCGCGAGGTCACTCCGATCGTGGGCTCCGTCCTGGATGGGTACGACGCGGTCTTGAGGGCCGCGGAGCCAATGCCCGTCGGAACCGGGCTTGAACCGTTGGTCGGGCTCACCGCCGCCAAGACACCGGTTGTCTACTGGAAGGACCCCCTGCACATCTCGACCCACGGTTGTCCGGAGGCAACCGTGGCGACGTACACCGTCTATGAGGGACCAGGCAACACTGGCTCGGTGCTGTCCACCGGGCCCATGATCTGGGATGAAAAAACCGCGAAGTATGAAGCCACCATTCCTCCGCTCTACCCAGCTCATGGCCTGGCAACGATCGAGATGCGGCTGGTCTGCAAGAACGGGGTCGAACTGATCGACTCCTTCCCCATCTATATCGATCCAAGCGGGTATGTGCGCAACGCCAAGGGCAACCCCATCCGGGGGGCGAAGGTGACGCTGTACCGCTCGGATTATGCGCAGGGGCCCTTCGAGCTCGTTCCTGACGGCAGCGCCATCATGTCCCCGGCGAATCGCACCAATCCGATGTACAGCGATGAGCGCGGCTACTTTGGTTGGGACACCCTGGCGGGCTATTACGTGGTGCGCGCGGAAAAACCTGGCTGCACCGCTGTTGGCCGCACGGACCGGGCCTACACCGAGACAGGCGTGCTCCCCGTGCCACCGCCCGTGACCGATCTCGACCTGAGGCTCGACTGCGGCGCGGTACCACCGCCAGCCCTCTCCGTGCCCTCCCACCTGGCTGTTGAAGCCCAGACGTCGGCCGGTGCGGTGGTCACCTATGAGGCAAGCGCCTTGGATGCCGCCGATGGCTCCGTGCCGGTCAAGTGCCTGCCTTCATCCGGCTCGTCCTTCCCATTTGGCACCACGGCGGTCACCTGTACCGCGATGAACTCGTACGGGAACGGCGCCACCGCGAGTTTCTCCGTCACCGTCGCGGATACCCAGCCCCCCGTGTTGACCCTTCCCAATGACATGGCGGCCTACGCCACGAGCGCCGCGGGCGCCAGCGTGACGTACGAGGCGAACGCGGTGGATGCGCTTGATGGGGTTGTCGCACCGCTGTGCATCCCGCCCTCTGGGGCCACCTTCCCGCCCGGTGAGTCGAAGGCGCTCTGCACGGCGAGCGACAGTCACGGCAATGCGTCGCACGGATCGTTCTCGGTGCTCATCACCTATGAGTTTGGCGGCCTGCTACCGCCGCTTTCCGGGAGCTCGCGATCGACCTTCAAGAAGAATCAGGTCCTCCCCGTGCGGTTCACGCTGACCGGCTCGAGCGCTGGCATCTCCACCCTGGCGGCGAGGCTCTTCGTCGCGAAGGTGGTGGAGGATGGGGTGCGCCCGGAAGTGCCGGCGGTGAGCGCGGGAGGCGGAACGACAGACAACCTGTTCCGGCCGACGGGTTCGACCGGGTCATACCAGTTCCTCCTGTCGACGAAATCGATGGACCCGGGCGTGTATTGGTTGCGCATTGATCTGGGCGATGCGGTGATCCACGCAGTCCCCGTGACCCTCACGAACTGA
- a CDS encoding CHRD domain-containing protein — MHIVRNALLCAVLIGGGGVAWAEAPEPAKTAKPAATPAAPPTSPAPAPSALDPSKGTEVGMVFESWLTPHQEGDEEANTPSSVPKQFRSQTPSLSRAEREAAGHRGHGQLRFSKDLSRAWVDVKIEGVNTAEINMFHIHCGKPGILGPILVDFSVATDLKSNLADGMFSVEIRNEHIVKTTEHGHGSVIGAFTMGCIIPSPSLSGAKPTKVLTVAGMAQMAQSGDLYFNLHTTGQTYYGDIRGQLLPAEKTTR, encoded by the coding sequence ATGCATATCGTGCGAAATGCGTTGTTGTGTGCGGTGCTGATCGGGGGCGGCGGCGTGGCTTGGGCGGAGGCGCCGGAGCCGGCCAAGACGGCCAAGCCGGCTGCCACGCCAGCCGCCCCCCCGACCTCGCCGGCGCCCGCGCCGTCGGCGCTCGACCCATCGAAGGGGACGGAGGTGGGGATGGTGTTCGAGTCGTGGCTGACGCCGCACCAGGAAGGCGACGAGGAGGCGAACACGCCGTCGTCGGTGCCGAAGCAGTTTCGCTCGCAGACGCCGTCGCTGAGCCGGGCGGAGCGCGAGGCGGCGGGCCATCGCGGCCACGGGCAGCTCCGCTTCAGCAAGGACCTGAGCCGCGCCTGGGTCGACGTGAAGATCGAAGGCGTCAACACGGCCGAGATCAACATGTTCCACATCCACTGCGGCAAGCCGGGCATCCTCGGGCCGATCCTCGTCGACTTCTCCGTCGCCACCGATCTCAAGAGCAACCTCGCCGACGGCATGTTCTCGGTCGAGATCCGCAACGAGCACATCGTCAAGACGACGGAGCACGGCCACGGCAGCGTAATCGGCGCCTTCACCATGGGCTGCATCATCCCCAGCCCGTCGCTGTCCGGCGCGAAGCCGACCAAAGTGCTGACGGTGGCGGGGATGGCCCAGATGGCCCAGTCGGGCGATCTGTACTTCAACCTCCATACGACGGGGCAGACCTACTACGGCGACATCCGCGGCCAGCTCCTCCCGGCTGAAAAGACCACCCGCTAG
- a CDS encoding acyl-CoA carboxylase subunit beta: MKMKDRVEKLEEQRRRNEGMGGPERIERQHAKGKLTARERLKRLFDENTFEEMGLLAGAEGNLPEEEDASKPSPADGVITGVGEIDGRPVAAAIYDFTVFGGSIGTVGERKVARLRDLALKNRIPMVWLVDSAGARLEAGGEVDPRRLASFADTGYLFREQVVMSGVVPQVAAMVGPGAAGTAYIPALADFVPMVKGTSSIAIGGPYLVESVVGEKVTEEELGGSKVHNELSGVADAEYADDAACLTAIREYLGFFPANCEEKPPRRPSTDPFDRRDDDLLKVVPDSPRQAFDMHKVILSLVDDRKFFPLKPRFARNLITGLARIDGWPVGIVANNSMFLGGILDVNAADKAARFINLCDAFNIPLVFLQDVPGFMVGTKVEQQGIIRHGAKMMYAVASATVPKLTVVVRKGYGAGYYVMNGRAFEPDLLIAWPGAEIGVMGPEGMVSIAARKLLQSAESPEAAEAMKKELAEGLRQHIRIERTAAMAMVDDVVDPRDTRRLLARALKRTANKKVERPFRRREISPV; encoded by the coding sequence ATGAAGATGAAGGACCGGGTGGAGAAGCTGGAGGAGCAGCGCCGCCGCAACGAGGGCATGGGCGGGCCGGAGCGCATCGAGCGCCAGCACGCCAAGGGCAAGCTGACGGCCCGCGAGCGCCTGAAGCGGCTCTTCGACGAGAACACCTTCGAGGAGATGGGGCTGCTGGCGGGAGCGGAGGGCAACCTCCCCGAGGAGGAGGACGCGAGCAAGCCGTCTCCGGCGGACGGCGTCATCACGGGCGTGGGAGAGATCGACGGCCGGCCGGTGGCGGCGGCCATCTATGACTTCACGGTGTTCGGCGGCTCGATTGGCACGGTGGGCGAGCGCAAGGTGGCGCGGCTGAGAGACCTCGCGCTGAAGAACCGGATCCCGATGGTGTGGCTGGTGGACTCAGCGGGAGCGCGGCTGGAGGCGGGAGGCGAGGTGGACCCGCGGCGTCTGGCGAGCTTCGCGGACACGGGGTACCTGTTCCGCGAGCAGGTGGTGATGAGCGGAGTGGTGCCGCAGGTGGCGGCGATGGTGGGCCCGGGAGCGGCGGGCACGGCGTACATCCCGGCGCTGGCGGACTTCGTGCCGATGGTGAAGGGCACGAGCTCCATCGCGATTGGAGGCCCGTACCTGGTGGAGTCGGTGGTGGGCGAGAAGGTGACGGAGGAGGAGCTGGGCGGCTCGAAGGTGCACAACGAGCTCTCCGGCGTGGCGGACGCCGAGTACGCGGACGACGCGGCGTGCCTCACGGCCATCCGCGAGTACCTGGGCTTCTTCCCCGCGAACTGTGAGGAGAAGCCGCCGCGCAGGCCGTCCACGGATCCCTTCGACCGGCGGGATGATGATCTGCTGAAGGTGGTGCCGGACAGCCCGAGACAGGCGTTCGACATGCACAAGGTCATCCTGTCGCTGGTGGATGACCGGAAGTTCTTCCCGCTCAAGCCGAGATTCGCACGGAACCTCATCACGGGGCTGGCGAGGATTGACGGCTGGCCGGTGGGGATTGTGGCGAACAACTCGATGTTCCTGGGGGGCATCCTGGACGTGAACGCGGCGGACAAGGCGGCGCGGTTCATCAACCTGTGCGATGCCTTCAACATCCCGCTGGTGTTCCTGCAGGACGTGCCGGGCTTCATGGTGGGCACCAAGGTGGAGCAGCAGGGCATCATCCGGCACGGGGCGAAGATGATGTACGCGGTGGCGAGCGCCACGGTGCCCAAGCTCACGGTGGTGGTCCGCAAGGGGTATGGCGCGGGCTACTACGTGATGAACGGCCGGGCCTTCGAGCCGGATCTGCTGATTGCCTGGCCGGGCGCGGAGATTGGGGTGATGGGCCCGGAGGGCATGGTGTCCATCGCGGCGCGCAAGCTGTTGCAGAGCGCGGAGAGTCCCGAGGCCGCCGAGGCGATGAAGAAGGAGCTGGCCGAGGGCCTGCGCCAGCACATCCGCATCGAGCGCACGGCGGCCATGGCGATGGTGGACGACGTGGTGGACCCTCGGGACACGCGGCGGCTGCTGGCGCGGGCCCTCAAGCGCACCGCCAACAAGAAGGTGGAGCGCCCCTTCCGCCGCCGGGAGATCTCCCCGGTGTAG
- a CDS encoding FG-GAP repeat domain-containing protein translates to MRASFYAGVAPRGLAVGDFNGDGSPDVAINAEGRSFTSQYVSRTGEFLLLLNDGRGGLGRMTARRTLRGTEGGLIAAGDAEGDGDLDVLLGTLFGAKLLLGNGHGAFTDQAFSTSRGLVSSLGFWSGGTGSPLVWALGNEQWGYGPRTDPGFGLLRPLEGGGFESTSLLNENGHALFGFESSLSAAIADYNEDGFADVVFNFASSSTPEQAQVFFGTSTGRFRAGGVLPWSGFHRVYTADFNRDGHTDLLASDAHFVRVYLGNGQGGFSESSSVELGLEVSGVAVVDLGTDALPDVVALHGAAAAVSLLKGGGDGTLATHGQLAVGRAPSSAATSDLDGDGTRELLVVEADDNAVSVYAIPDKPVHEPPISYWCPVRPFPEGSSSLPHVSPLAEVETGGAVLEPAVGDFDADGRWDVALALPTRGVRLVLNPGGGPFTTRDVLQDHQVVSLAAGDFDGDGRSDLAASLRDDGGFFEYSVRVLWNDEEYPFEDYLHLGYSDGASGVLAADFNSDGRADLAASFQGTCVGRAARYTNQGNGTFLASELMDHNFEPDDRCPRVGAPLAGDFNGDGTLDLLHDTLGLSLNPTAADGSTLPGYGFGGGGTNLGLSDVDGDGRVDLVQRDWSNGGVWLHLGDGHGSLKSPVQCSPPVGNKTLTLEDLDGDGRADVAGTSTEGTELWVSLGDGQGRWGSPRLYVPGGAVEWVKPVDLLGDERPELLVLLRSGRLLVFPTPQE, encoded by the coding sequence ATGCGTGCTTCGTTCTACGCGGGAGTGGCTCCGCGGGGGCTCGCGGTGGGCGACTTCAACGGCGATGGCTCGCCGGATGTGGCCATCAACGCGGAAGGCCGCTCCTTCACGAGCCAGTACGTGAGCCGCACGGGGGAGTTCCTCCTGCTGCTCAACGATGGGCGCGGGGGGCTCGGGAGGATGACGGCGCGGCGGACGCTGCGAGGCACGGAGGGAGGCCTCATCGCGGCTGGTGATGCGGAGGGTGATGGAGACCTGGACGTGCTGCTGGGGACGCTCTTCGGGGCGAAGCTGTTGCTCGGGAACGGGCACGGCGCCTTCACGGATCAGGCCTTCAGCACGAGCAGGGGCCTTGTCTCCAGCCTGGGCTTCTGGAGTGGCGGCACGGGTTCTCCCCTCGTGTGGGCCCTGGGGAACGAACAGTGGGGGTATGGGCCACGCACCGATCCCGGGTTCGGTCTGCTGCGTCCTCTCGAAGGTGGTGGCTTCGAGTCCACCTCCCTCCTGAATGAGAACGGGCACGCGCTGTTCGGCTTCGAGTCCTCGCTGTCCGCCGCGATCGCCGACTACAACGAGGATGGCTTCGCGGATGTCGTGTTCAACTTCGCTTCATCCTCGACACCCGAGCAGGCGCAGGTCTTCTTCGGAACCAGTACGGGCCGGTTCCGCGCGGGCGGTGTCCTGCCCTGGAGTGGCTTCCACCGCGTGTACACCGCGGACTTCAACCGGGACGGGCACACGGATCTTCTCGCGTCGGATGCCCACTTCGTCCGGGTGTATCTGGGCAATGGCCAGGGTGGCTTCTCCGAGTCCTCCTCGGTGGAGCTCGGGCTGGAAGTGAGCGGCGTCGCCGTGGTGGATCTTGGTACGGATGCCTTGCCCGACGTGGTGGCCCTGCACGGCGCGGCGGCGGCGGTGTCGCTCCTGAAGGGCGGGGGAGATGGGACGCTCGCGACGCACGGCCAGCTGGCGGTGGGCCGGGCTCCGAGCAGCGCGGCTACCTCGGACCTGGATGGCGACGGCACGCGGGAGCTGCTGGTGGTCGAGGCGGATGACAACGCCGTGTCCGTGTATGCCATCCCGGACAAGCCCGTCCACGAGCCGCCCATCTCCTATTGGTGCCCGGTGAGGCCCTTCCCAGAGGGTTCGTCGAGCCTCCCGCACGTGTCACCGCTGGCGGAGGTGGAGACGGGCGGCGCGGTCCTGGAGCCGGCGGTGGGGGACTTCGATGCGGATGGGCGGTGGGATGTCGCGCTCGCGTTGCCCACGCGGGGTGTGCGGCTGGTGCTGAATCCGGGAGGCGGACCCTTCACGACCCGGGACGTGCTCCAGGACCATCAGGTGGTCAGCCTCGCCGCGGGAGACTTCGACGGGGATGGCCGGAGTGATCTCGCGGCCAGCCTGCGGGATGACGGCGGGTTCTTCGAGTACTCCGTGAGGGTGCTTTGGAATGACGAGGAGTACCCCTTCGAGGACTACCTGCACCTCGGCTACTCGGATGGTGCCAGCGGGGTTCTGGCGGCGGACTTCAACAGCGACGGGCGCGCGGATCTGGCGGCCTCCTTCCAGGGCACCTGCGTCGGGAGAGCGGCGCGCTACACCAACCAGGGCAACGGCACGTTCCTGGCGAGTGAACTGATGGATCACAACTTCGAGCCGGATGACCGGTGTCCGAGGGTGGGTGCTCCACTCGCCGGGGACTTCAACGGAGACGGCACGCTGGATCTCCTCCACGACACGCTCGGGCTCAGCCTCAACCCCACCGCGGCGGATGGGAGCACGCTGCCCGGGTATGGGTTCGGCGGCGGGGGGACGAACCTGGGACTTTCGGATGTGGATGGCGATGGCCGGGTGGATCTGGTGCAGCGGGATTGGAGCAACGGCGGTGTATGGCTTCACCTCGGCGACGGGCATGGGTCCTTGAAGTCTCCCGTCCAGTGCTCGCCGCCCGTCGGCAACAAGACGCTCACCCTGGAGGACCTGGATGGCGACGGCCGCGCGGATGTCGCGGGCACGTCCACCGAGGGGACCGAGCTGTGGGTGTCACTCGGGGATGGCCAGGGCCGATGGGGTTCGCCGCGGCTCTACGTGCCAGGAGGAGCGGTGGAGTGGGTGAAGCCCGTGGACCTGCTCGGAGACGAGCGCCCCGAGCTCCTCGTCCTGCTGCGCTCGGGCCGGCTGCTGGTGTTCCCCACGCCTCAGGAGTGA